One segment of Triticum aestivum cultivar Chinese Spring chromosome 2A, IWGSC CS RefSeq v2.1, whole genome shotgun sequence DNA contains the following:
- the LOC123185592 gene encoding disease resistance protein RGA5, translating into MRTEMVIRIQISSEKGHSKAIKVAAAVTGVESVTIAGEDKNLLLVIGAGVDSNRLTEKLRRKVGHAEVVELRTVDDDDFAGEYHPYRYHPSPSPYKHVTARDMYYTGSYPPQQHSGSGRDHYHNAGSYPPTTGGRDYYSYGGGGGGGGGGGGYPAQYQQQGYYYPQQPAANTHTVVHHGYSDDANSCSIM; encoded by the exons ATGAGG ACGGAGATGGTCATCAGGATCCAGATCAGCTCTGAGAAGGGCCATTCCAAGGCTATCAAGGTGGCTGCTGCGGTCACCG GGGTGGAGTCTGTCACGATCGCCGGCGAGGACAAGAACCTGCTGCTGGTCATCGGCGCCGGGGTCGACTCCAACCGCCTCACCGAGAAGCTGCGCCGGAAGGTGGGCCACGCGGAGGTGGTGGAGCTGCGCACCGTCGACGACGACGACTTCGCCGGCGAGTACCACCCGTACCGCTACCACCCGAGCCCGAGCCCGTACAAGCATGTGACCGCGCGCGACATGTACTACACGGGGAGCTACCCGCCGCAGCAGCACTCCGGGAGCGGTCGGGACCACTACCACAACGCCGGCTCGTACCCTCCGACAACGGGCGGGCGAGACTActacagctacggcggcggcggcggcggcggcggtggcggtggcggctacCCGGCACAGTACCAGCAGCAGGGTTACTACTACCCGCAGCAGCCGGCGGCGAACACGCACACGGTGGTGCACCATGGGTACTCGGATGACGCCAACAGCTGCTCCATCATGTAG